Proteins found in one Sporosarcina sp. FSL K6-3457 genomic segment:
- a CDS encoding NAD(P)-dependent malic enzyme produces MHRLHTGKMETVSKVPLENRVDLSLAYSPGVAEPCLEIAKNPTAVYEYTIKGNLVAVVTDGTAVLGLGDIGPEAALPVMEGKALLLKRYANIDAFPICLNTTDVEGIIQAVKAISPTFGAINLEDISAPRCFEIEKRLREECDIPVFHDDQHGTAIVVGAGLLNALKVVHKDMQSVKIVINGAGAAGIAITKLLLSIGFEQITVCDSQGVIYKERPNGMNSTKHKIAALTNPDGLTGSLQDAMTGADVFIGVSVANLLTKKLIDCMNDDPIVFGLANPNPELAPDKAQEYGVRIIATGRSDHPNQVNNVLAFPGIFRGALDVRASEITESMKLAATYAIASLIDDSDLRDDYIIPDPFDERVVKVVAEAVGKAAIESGVSTIKEYAIL; encoded by the coding sequence ATGCATCGGCTTCATACGGGGAAAATGGAAACCGTGTCTAAAGTTCCACTTGAAAACAGAGTGGACCTAAGTTTAGCTTACTCTCCAGGAGTAGCTGAACCTTGTTTAGAAATCGCCAAAAACCCCACAGCGGTATACGAGTATACCATCAAGGGAAATTTAGTTGCGGTGGTGACAGATGGGACAGCTGTCTTAGGTTTAGGGGATATTGGGCCTGAAGCAGCACTTCCCGTCATGGAAGGGAAAGCTTTGTTGTTAAAAAGATATGCAAATATCGATGCTTTTCCAATTTGCTTAAATACAACGGATGTAGAGGGGATCATCCAAGCCGTTAAAGCAATCAGTCCTACGTTTGGTGCCATCAATTTGGAGGATATTTCTGCGCCACGTTGCTTTGAAATCGAAAAGAGATTACGTGAAGAATGCGATATTCCTGTATTCCATGATGACCAGCACGGCACTGCAATTGTCGTTGGGGCAGGATTATTAAATGCTTTAAAAGTTGTCCATAAAGACATGCAATCGGTTAAAATTGTAATTAATGGCGCGGGGGCAGCCGGGATTGCAATTACCAAACTTCTTCTCTCAATTGGATTTGAACAAATTACCGTTTGCGATTCACAAGGTGTTATTTATAAAGAACGCCCAAATGGTATGAATTCTACCAAACATAAAATCGCTGCTCTCACAAATCCTGATGGCCTGACAGGCTCTTTACAGGATGCGATGACGGGGGCAGATGTGTTCATCGGGGTTTCTGTCGCGAATTTATTGACAAAGAAACTCATTGATTGCATGAATGATGACCCAATTGTCTTTGGTTTGGCGAATCCAAATCCAGAACTAGCTCCTGATAAAGCGCAGGAATACGGGGTTCGCATTATTGCAACAGGACGCTCTGATCATCCAAATCAAGTGAATAACGTCCTAGCATTCCCTGGTATCTTCCGCGGAGCTCTTGATGTCCGTGCAAGTGAAATAACTGAAAGCATGAAGTTGGCCGCAACCTACGCCATTGCTTCACTAATTGACGACTCTGACCTAAGGGACGATTATATTATTCCCGATCCATTTGATGAGCGGGTTGTAAAAGTTGTGGCAGAAGCAGTTGGTAAAGCTGCGATTGAATCAGGTGTGTCTACTATTAAAGAGTACGCCATCTTATAG